A single region of the Blastopirellula marina genome encodes:
- a CDS encoding zeta toxin family protein, translating into MAPTVYVIAGPNGAGKTTFASKFLPDFVHCKEFLNADLIAAGLSPFDPESQSVAAGKIMLQRMDELTQKRESFSFESTLSGRGYIKKFDSLRERGYEIEIFFLWLPHVENAVIRVANRVRQGGHNIPEQVIRRRYNSGARNFWNTYRHSVDRWHLYDGSCTPPSYLAKSAPGHLTVLDDVSYKQFTSFAENLHD; encoded by the coding sequence ATGGCGCCAACCGTCTACGTAATCGCAGGCCCCAACGGAGCCGGCAAGACAACGTTCGCCTCGAAGTTCCTGCCTGACTTCGTCCACTGCAAAGAGTTCCTCAACGCCGACCTGATCGCCGCCGGTCTTTCACCGTTCGATCCGGAATCGCAGAGTGTGGCGGCAGGGAAGATCATGCTTCAACGGATGGATGAGCTGACGCAGAAGAGAGAAAGTTTCAGCTTCGAGAGCACCCTCTCTGGGCGTGGCTATATTAAGAAGTTTGATTCTCTCCGAGAGCGGGGCTATGAAATCGAAATCTTCTTTCTATGGCTGCCCCATGTAGAGAATGCCGTGATTCGTGTTGCTAACCGAGTGCGGCAAGGCGGACATAATATCCCAGAACAGGTGATTCGGAGAAGGTATAATTCAGGAGCAAGGAACTTTTGGAATACGTATCGCCATTCCGTTGATCGATGGCATTTGTATGATGGTTCTTGTACGCCGCCATCTTACCTCGCCAAATCTGCTCCTGGACATTTAACGGTGCTTGACGACGTTTCCTACAAGCAGTTCACATCATTCGCAGAGAATCTTCATGATTGA
- a CDS encoding TIGR00730 family Rossman fold protein: MMESLCVFCGSASGSRPAYAQAAQQLGHLMAEHKIQLVYGGGKVGMMGALADAVLAAGGQVIGVIPGALVERELAHHGCTDLIVVDSMHQRKAKMSDLSDGFLALPGGYGTLEELFEVITWAQLGFHHKPCGLLNIEGFFDPLLAMLDQATDQQFMSTDCRGLLLTSDDPAEALQQLIAAHPHEQPRWIDRSET; this comes from the coding sequence ATGATGGAAAGTTTGTGTGTCTTTTGCGGGTCGGCATCGGGAAGCCGGCCTGCCTATGCCCAGGCAGCCCAGCAGCTAGGCCACTTGATGGCCGAGCACAAGATTCAGCTCGTCTATGGCGGCGGCAAAGTCGGCATGATGGGTGCGCTGGCCGATGCGGTTCTCGCAGCCGGCGGCCAGGTGATCGGCGTGATCCCCGGGGCACTGGTCGAACGCGAACTGGCCCACCACGGCTGCACCGACCTGATCGTCGTCGACTCGATGCATCAGCGCAAAGCCAAGATGTCGGACCTCTCCGATGGCTTCCTCGCCTTACCAGGCGGATACGGCACGCTGGAGGAACTATTCGAGGTCATCACGTGGGCCCAACTCGGCTTCCACCACAAGCCGTGCGGTCTGTTGAACATCGAAGGCTTCTTCGATCCGCTGCTGGCGATGCTCGACCAGGCCACCGACCAGCAGTTCATGTCCACCGACTGCCGCGGCCTGCTGCTGACCTCGGACGATCCCGCCGAGGCCTTACAGCAACTCATCGCCGCCCACCCGCACGAACAACCGCGGTGGATTGATCGGTCGGAGACGTGA